From the Winogradskyella forsetii genome, the window TTGACTATCGTGCAACGCATAAATGGTGTTTTCGTCAAAAACTGCAATTCCTATTCTACCAACACCTTCGCCTGTTGGGAATCCGCTTTTCTCGGTGGAAACCTTTTCCCATGTCTCTCCGCCATCGGTACTTTTAAAAATGGCTGAATTAGTTCCGTTTCCTGAAAAATTCCAGGCTTTTCGATCTCTTGTCCAAGACGAAGCGAACATCACATTAAAATTATCTGGCGCATGCTGTACGTCTATAATACCACTACTCTTATCCACAAATAAGGTTCTCTTCCAAGTGTTACCACCATCCGTGGTTTTGTAAATGCCGCGTTCTTCATTTGGCGAATACAGATGACCTGTCACTCCAATAATCACTTCTTCAGGATTTTTAGGGTTGATAAGAATACGACCAATATGGTGCGAGTCTGGCAAACCAACTTGCTCCCAAGTTTTGCCGTTATTCTTGGATTTTAAAATGCCAATACCTGCATAACTGGAACGTGAACTATTATTTTCGCCTGTCCCAACCCAAATGGTTCTGTTTTTCCAATCGACAGCAATATCGCCAACATTTTGAGTTGGCGCATTATCTAAAATCGGTGTGAATGTCGTGCCGTTATTAGTGGTATGCCAAACGCCTCCAGACGCATATCCAACATAAAATTCGGACGGCATTTCTGGGTTCACATCCACATCAACTACACGACCGCTCATAACAGTTGGTCCAATATTTTCGAAGGGTACATTTTTGACCAATGACGTTTCGGTCATTTCTTTTTTATGTTGCAAAGCCTGTTGAATGGTTGCTGCAGATGTTGCAGGTTGTTGGGAAAACGCAACAACTGAACTTATAAAAAATAGGAATAAGAAGAATTTTGATTTAATCATGTTGGTTGGATTTTAATGCCGTTAAATTAATCATTTCAGAATTAAACGTCATAAAAGTCTCTTAATTTATAAGAGATTCTGTGCTTTGGCTTTTGCTTGCGGTTTTGTTTGTTTATTTTTGGGATTATCAATTAGAAGCACACAAATGTGAGCTTGAACACTGTAGAAAGCTATTAAATTTATTCACTTAAGACATTTCGACTGCGCTCAAGCTGACAATCAAATATTAATGAGATTCCCTTCCGATAGTTATCGGAATTCACGGGAACTGAAAACTAAATTTTTCTGATGAAATACAATCCCATAAACAAGCAACTTTTTATAAAAAACCGTAAAAACTTTAGGGCTCAAATGGTGCCAAATAGTTTAGCGGTATTTAATTCTAATGACATTTACCCTATTGGTGCCGATAGTACGATGCCTTTTCAACAAGACCGTAATATATTCTACTTAAGTGGTGTAGACCAAGAAGAGAGTATTTTGGTACTTTTTCCAGATTGTCCGAATCCAAAACATCGGGAAATTTTATTTTTAACCGAAACCAACGCACATATTGCAGTTTGGGAAGGCGAAAAACTAACCAAGGAAAAAGCACTTGAAACATCGGGAATTGAAACGGTGTATTGGCTTAATGATTTCGATAAAATCATGAAAGAAATCATGTCGCAAGCAGACACCATTTACATCAATACCAATGAACATTATCGTGCCAATGTCGCTACAGAAACTCGTGAAGCACGTTTTAATAAAAAGATAAAAGCGCAATTCCCAGCGCATAAAGTGGAAAAAAGCAATCCTATTTTGCAACGTTTACGTTCGGTAAAAGATCCTTTGGAACTCGACCTTATACAAGAAGCTTGTAATATCACGGAAAAAGGATTTCGGAGAATTCTAAACTTTGTAAAACCAGGCATTTGGGAATATAATATTGAAGCCGAGTTTATGCACGAGTTTTTAAACAACCGCTCAAGAGGATTTGCATACACACCAATTGTCGCTTCCGGTAACAATGCCAATGTGCTGCATTATATTGAAAACAACCAGCAATGTAAAGCTGGTGATTTAATTCTTTTGGATGTTGGTGCAGAATACGCCAACTATGCCAGCGATATGAGTAGAACCATTCCTGTTTCGGGTCAATTTACCAAACGCCAAAAAGAGGTTTATAACGCCGTGAATCGTGTAAAAAACGAAGCCACAAAACTATTGTTTCCAGGCGCTATTTGGGCCGATTACCATGTGGAAGTTGGCAAGTTAATGACTTCAGAATTAATAGGTCTTGGTTTATTGGACAAAGCCGATGTACAAAATGAAGACAAAGATTGGCCAGCCTACAAAAAGTATTTTATGCATGGCACCTCACACCATATGGGATTAG encodes:
- a CDS encoding aminopeptidase P family protein; protein product: MKYNPINKQLFIKNRKNFRAQMVPNSLAVFNSNDIYPIGADSTMPFQQDRNIFYLSGVDQEESILVLFPDCPNPKHREILFLTETNAHIAVWEGEKLTKEKALETSGIETVYWLNDFDKIMKEIMSQADTIYINTNEHYRANVATETREARFNKKIKAQFPAHKVEKSNPILQRLRSVKDPLELDLIQEACNITEKGFRRILNFVKPGIWEYNIEAEFMHEFLNNRSRGFAYTPIVASGNNANVLHYIENNQQCKAGDLILLDVGAEYANYASDMSRTIPVSGQFTKRQKEVYNAVNRVKNEATKLLFPGAIWADYHVEVGKLMTSELIGLGLLDKADVQNEDKDWPAYKKYFMHGTSHHMGLDTHDYGILHEPMKTNMVFTVEPGIYIPEEGFGIRLEDDVVIQEDGEPFNLMRHIPIEADEIEEIMNG